The proteins below come from a single Saccharophagus degradans 2-40 genomic window:
- a CDS encoding NUDIX hydrolase codes for MSENLDKAPSKESYYQPSCSSSNVIKEVSIDCVVFGLNNGELEVLVVRHGEGISKGGWALPGGFILVDEDLDAAASRLLKDLTGLDNIYLEQLQAFGGVDRFPGERVVTIAYYALVRAEDYNLIAGFTASHVEWQKVSQREHLIYDHDEILEFGLGRLKHKVQHEPIGFNLLPEKFTLLQLQELYEAILDVKLDKPNFRRKMTKMGLLVPCNEKQKDVPHRAAALYRFDKEIYEQLTKQGFSFEV; via the coding sequence ATGAGTGAAAACCTAGATAAAGCACCCAGCAAAGAAAGCTATTACCAACCCTCATGCAGCTCTAGCAATGTTATTAAAGAAGTGTCCATCGACTGTGTGGTTTTTGGCTTGAATAATGGCGAGTTAGAGGTGTTGGTTGTTCGCCACGGCGAAGGTATTAGCAAAGGTGGCTGGGCACTGCCGGGTGGGTTTATTTTAGTCGATGAAGACCTAGATGCAGCGGCATCTCGCCTCCTTAAAGATTTAACCGGCTTAGATAATATTTACCTAGAGCAACTGCAAGCCTTTGGTGGTGTAGACCGCTTCCCCGGGGAGCGCGTGGTTACTATCGCCTACTATGCATTGGTGCGTGCAGAAGATTACAATTTGATTGCCGGTTTTACCGCATCGCACGTTGAATGGCAGAAAGTTAGCCAGCGCGAACACCTTATATACGACCATGACGAAATTTTAGAATTTGGCTTGGGCCGCTTAAAACATAAAGTTCAACACGAGCCTATAGGTTTTAACCTTTTACCAGAAAAATTTACTCTTCTACAACTGCAAGAATTGTACGAAGCCATATTGGACGTAAAACTCGATAAACCCAACTTCCGCAGAAAAATGACCAAAATGGGCTTATTAGTACCCTGTAATGAAAAACAAAAAGATGTACCGCACCGAGCCGCCGCACTGTACCGTTTTGATAAAGAAATATACGAGCAACTCACTAAACAAGGCTTTTCTTTCGAAGTGTAG
- the dinB gene encoding DNA polymerase IV yields MSRKIIHCDADCFFAAIEMRDDPSLMGRPIAVGGRSDRRGVISTCNYEAREYGVRSAMASAHALRLCPDLIILPHNMEKYRLASMQMREIFYDYTDLVEPLSLDEAFLDVSGCSKHYGSATLIAKEIKQRIHKDVGITVSAGAANCKFLAKIASDINKPNGLTVIPPEKTEEFVLTLPVSKIFGVGKVTQQKMAKLGLYTCRDLKNKSQIELSEHFGSFGQRLFELCRGIDKREVKPSRSRKSLSVEHTFPNDLENIEQCIESLPPLFVELKSRLNKLSDRYKVVKAFTKIKFNDFSTTTIERVGTSARISDYTQLLKEGFERGKKPVRLIGMGVRILDLNDEEGALQLDLFKHPADQ; encoded by the coding sequence ATGTCACGAAAAATCATTCACTGCGATGCCGATTGTTTTTTTGCTGCGATAGAAATGCGCGACGACCCGAGTTTAATGGGTCGCCCAATAGCGGTGGGTGGCCGCAGCGACCGCCGTGGAGTAATTTCGACCTGTAATTACGAAGCCAGAGAATATGGCGTGCGCTCTGCGATGGCATCTGCACATGCGTTAAGACTGTGCCCCGATTTAATTATATTGCCGCACAATATGGAGAAGTACCGCCTTGCCTCAATGCAAATGCGTGAAATATTTTATGACTATACCGATTTAGTCGAGCCTTTATCCCTTGACGAAGCCTTCTTAGATGTTTCTGGCTGCAGTAAACACTATGGCAGCGCAACACTAATAGCGAAAGAAATAAAACAGCGTATTCATAAAGACGTAGGCATAACGGTATCTGCTGGCGCGGCAAACTGTAAGTTTTTAGCCAAAATAGCAAGCGATATAAATAAACCCAATGGCCTAACCGTTATTCCGCCCGAAAAAACCGAAGAATTTGTACTCACGCTACCGGTAAGTAAAATATTTGGCGTTGGCAAGGTAACCCAACAAAAAATGGCCAAACTGGGGCTATACACCTGTAGAGATCTAAAAAATAAAAGCCAAATAGAGCTTAGCGAGCATTTTGGAAGCTTTGGTCAACGGTTATTTGAGCTGTGCCGAGGGATAGATAAACGCGAGGTAAAGCCTTCGCGGTCACGAAAATCCCTAAGTGTTGAACACACCTTCCCAAACGACCTAGAAAATATTGAGCAATGCATTGAAAGCCTACCCCCGCTATTTGTTGAACTTAAAAGCAGGCTAAATAAGCTAAGCGACCGCTACAAAGTGGTAAAAGCCTTCACAAAAATCAAATTTAATGACTTTTCTACCACCACAATAGAACGAGTAGGCACGAGCGCGCGTATTTCTGATTATACGCAACTGTTAAAAGAAGGATTTGAACGAGGGAAAAAACCTGTTCGACTGATAGGAATGGGCGTTCGTATTTTAGATTTAAATGACGAAGAAGGAGCGTTACAACTAGACTTATTTAAACATCCGGCCGACCAATAA